From a region of the Synechococcus sp. RS9916 genome:
- a CDS encoding tellurite resistance TerB family protein — protein sequence MNNSDQTSTETQYQPSHEAERSVIPASHAALLQIAQVIARSDGSVSEQEEQLLLDLPKRLGLQNAETQSGLNLQSLASLADTLTTHGDRCLAARIACLVAGVSRNPGDQQDINPKERSAYRELVAALNLKDEELSEIEWAAMAELKQGKSLLQLVGDALFGENSWPDPGLMGPEIPGL from the coding sequence ATGAACAATTCTGACCAAACATCCACAGAAACCCAATATCAACCAAGCCATGAGGCTGAAAGGTCTGTCATACCCGCAAGTCATGCAGCTTTGCTGCAAATCGCCCAAGTGATCGCCCGCAGTGATGGAAGCGTGTCAGAGCAGGAAGAACAACTGCTTCTCGATCTACCCAAACGTCTGGGCTTGCAAAACGCTGAAACGCAGTCTGGGCTGAACCTGCAGTCTCTTGCCAGCCTCGCCGACACGCTCACGACCCATGGTGATCGTTGTCTCGCAGCCAGGATCGCTTGTCTGGTGGCAGGCGTCTCGCGCAATCCAGGCGATCAACAGGACATCAATCCCAAGGAACGTTCTGCATATCGCGAACTGGTGGCGGCACTGAACCTCAAGGACGAAGAACTGAGCGAAATCGAATGGGCAGCCATGGCAGAGCTGAAGCAGGGAAAATCGCTGCTTCAGCTCGTCGGTGATGCCCTGTTTGGAGAGAACTCATGGCCCGATCCTGGTCTGATGGGCCCGGAAATTCCGGGCCTGTGA
- a CDS encoding DUF1350 family protein, translated as MSSWRRCGECWTLWPRQQVQGVVEFVGGSYLAATPHISYRRLLEGLVHSGLAVHAWSYVPGFDHQLQARQAWNAMRQCRTTLQERIGSRLVPLRLGHSLGCKLHLLAPDGGRGCHGLVALSFNNFTADQSIPLLGVVAPSLGVSTEFSPSPQETLRLIACHYHQAHNLVVRFGDDQLDQSLELVKALQSRNGDGSQLLHLPGDHLTPASAGLRRQFLGDWAEGSERQQQVEQLQQLITSWAVTGTTASG; from the coding sequence ATGAGCAGCTGGCGACGATGCGGTGAGTGCTGGACGCTCTGGCCCCGCCAGCAAGTGCAAGGCGTGGTTGAGTTTGTTGGTGGCAGCTATCTGGCCGCCACACCCCATATCAGTTATCGGCGCCTGCTCGAAGGACTAGTCCACAGCGGTCTCGCCGTGCATGCCTGGAGCTATGTGCCTGGTTTTGACCACCAGCTCCAGGCGCGGCAAGCCTGGAACGCCATGCGCCAATGCCGAACAACGTTGCAGGAGCGCATTGGCTCACGGCTAGTGCCACTTCGGCTTGGCCACAGCCTGGGCTGCAAACTGCACCTCCTGGCACCGGATGGTGGGCGGGGATGCCATGGCCTGGTGGCCCTCAGTTTCAACAATTTCACCGCCGATCAATCCATTCCTCTGCTGGGAGTGGTGGCCCCAAGCCTGGGAGTGAGTACGGAATTCAGCCCAAGTCCCCAGGAAACCCTTCGCCTGATCGCTTGCCACTACCACCAGGCGCACAATCTGGTGGTGCGCTTCGGCGATGACCAACTCGACCAGAGCCTAGAGCTGGTCAAAGCCTTGCAATCGCGCAACGGCGATGGATCACAGCTCCTGCACTTGCCAGGGGATCACCTCACGCCTGCCAGTGCCGGGCTTCGTCGCCAATTTCTTGGCGACTGGGCAGAAGGCAGCGAGCGACAGCAACAGGTGGAACAGCTTCAGCAGTTGATCACGTCCTGGGCGGTCACCGGCACGACGGCCTCCGGATAG
- a CDS encoding peroxiredoxin, translating into MALSVGDRAPSLQLEDHDGKRCAVGERNGTPLVMFFYPKDDTPGCTAEACGFRDSHSELQNLGAEVWGVSGDDAVSHRRFATRHQLPFPLLSDGDQALRRAFGVPKTLGLLPSRVTYVIDGNGVIRHVFNNLLDGPAHVREALQVLRSLRTQA; encoded by the coding sequence ATGGCCCTCAGCGTTGGTGACCGCGCACCCTCCCTTCAGCTTGAGGACCATGACGGCAAGCGCTGTGCGGTCGGCGAACGCAATGGCACACCTCTGGTGATGTTTTTTTATCCCAAAGACGACACCCCTGGATGCACAGCGGAAGCCTGTGGCTTTCGCGATTCCCACAGCGAACTGCAAAACCTGGGTGCTGAGGTATGGGGCGTCAGTGGGGATGACGCCGTCAGTCATCGGCGCTTCGCAACACGCCATCAATTGCCCTTCCCCCTTCTGAGCGACGGAGATCAGGCCCTTCGCCGTGCATTTGGCGTGCCCAAGACCCTGGGTCTGCTGCCTTCTCGCGTGACCTACGTGATCGATGGCAACGGGGTGATTCGCCACGTGTTCAACAACCTGCTGGATGGGCCAGCCCATGTGCGAGAGGCCCTGCAGGTGCTGCGCTCTCTTCGCACGCAGGCATGA
- a CDS encoding 3'-5' exonuclease: MENQSVPGQLDLLSLTGYQPAPTPRDQEAPAPVVDERPLEPEIALEPETPPEPASPEVQQEASDDQSPDRRSASEASSSPEVGASPRTLLILDTETTGLDPETEHCLEVGAILFDVPSRQVLAQQSFLLPVQANAAEPINRIPAAVTRLAQPWEAALAYFQSLLDAAEVLVAHNAAFDRQWFGRGCLPSTAKPWLCSMDDMRWPKNRQLRARPSVRDLALAYEVPVWAAHRALTDCIYIAEVFRRCEDLEQRLVHGLEPRFLFKAQVSYDQRHLAREAGFRWNDPVPGAWTRRLSVREAKELGFAVEDLGEALPLAS, from the coding sequence ATGGAAAACCAGTCGGTGCCTGGTCAGCTTGATCTGCTCTCGCTCACCGGATATCAACCCGCTCCCACTCCCCGGGATCAGGAAGCCCCAGCTCCGGTGGTCGATGAACGCCCACTTGAGCCAGAGATTGCGCTTGAGCCTGAGACTCCGCCTGAACCAGCGTCCCCAGAGGTTCAACAAGAAGCGTCCGACGATCAATCCCCGGACCGCCGCTCGGCTTCTGAAGCCTCCTCATCTCCTGAGGTCGGGGCGTCACCCCGCACCCTGCTGATTCTCGACACGGAAACCACTGGCCTTGATCCCGAAACGGAGCATTGCCTTGAGGTCGGCGCGATCCTGTTTGACGTTCCGAGTCGCCAAGTGTTGGCCCAGCAGTCTTTTCTGCTCCCCGTGCAGGCCAATGCCGCTGAACCGATTAATCGCATCCCGGCGGCGGTCACCCGCCTCGCGCAGCCCTGGGAAGCGGCTCTGGCCTACTTCCAATCGCTGTTGGATGCCGCGGAGGTGCTGGTGGCCCACAACGCTGCTTTCGATCGCCAGTGGTTTGGCCGTGGATGCCTTCCTTCCACTGCGAAGCCCTGGCTCTGCAGCATGGACGACATGCGCTGGCCAAAGAATCGTCAGTTGCGCGCCCGTCCTTCAGTGCGTGATCTGGCGTTGGCCTACGAGGTTCCGGTCTGGGCTGCCCACCGTGCTCTCACCGATTGCATCTATATCGCGGAGGTGTTTCGCCGTTGCGAAGATCTCGAGCAGCGTCTGGTTCATGGCCTGGAGCCGCGCTTTCTGTTTAAAGCGCAGGTGAGCTACGACCAGCGCCACCTGGCCCGTGAGGCTGGATTCCGTTGGAACGATCCTGTGCCTGGGGCCTGGACTCGCCGCCTGAGTGTGCGTGAGGCCAAGGAGCTTGGGTTTGCGGTGGAAGACCTGGGTGAGGCCTTGCCCTTGGCCTCCTGA
- the pstS gene encoding phosphate ABC transporter substrate-binding protein PstS, with protein MSFAKKALILSSLLALGAGVSASAAGRINGAGASFPAKIYQRWFSDLAKSGGPKVNYQAVGSGSGRKAFIDQTVNFGASDDPMKKKDMAKVKRGVVQIPMVGGTIAFGYNYPGCNLKLTQEQAVKVAMGKINNWKDVGCKPGKMLWVHRSDGSGTTKAFTNSMQAFSKTWTLGTGKSVKWPAGVGAKGNSGVAGVIKNTKGAIGYVNQSYIRGSVKAAALQNKSGEYVKPSYTSGAKALNGIKLDADLAGTNPNPSAKGAYPIATLTWVLAYKTGNGANTDTIKKAFNYMLSTKAQAQADDLGFVPLKGDILIKARAAVNKIGQ; from the coding sequence ATGAGCTTCGCTAAGAAGGCTCTGATTCTTTCCTCTCTGCTCGCTCTCGGTGCTGGCGTGTCCGCGTCTGCAGCCGGTCGCATCAACGGTGCAGGTGCTTCTTTCCCCGCCAAGATCTATCAGCGTTGGTTCTCTGATTTGGCCAAGTCTGGTGGCCCCAAGGTCAATTACCAGGCCGTGGGTTCTGGTTCTGGCCGTAAAGCATTCATCGACCAGACCGTCAACTTCGGTGCATCGGATGATCCGATGAAGAAGAAGGATATGGCCAAGGTCAAGCGCGGTGTGGTGCAAATCCCCATGGTGGGCGGCACTATCGCTTTCGGTTACAACTACCCCGGTTGCAACCTCAAGTTGACCCAGGAGCAAGCCGTCAAGGTTGCCATGGGCAAAATCAACAACTGGAAAGATGTCGGCTGCAAGCCCGGCAAGATGCTGTGGGTGCACCGTTCTGATGGTTCCGGCACCACCAAGGCGTTCACCAACTCCATGCAGGCCTTTTCCAAGACCTGGACTCTGGGAACTGGTAAGTCTGTCAAGTGGCCTGCCGGCGTGGGCGCTAAGGGCAACTCTGGCGTGGCTGGTGTGATCAAAAACACCAAGGGTGCGATCGGTTACGTCAATCAGTCGTACATCAGGGGTTCGGTGAAGGCGGCTGCTCTCCAGAACAAGTCTGGTGAGTATGTGAAGCCCAGCTACACCTCTGGGGCCAAGGCTCTGAATGGCATCAAGCTCGATGCCGATCTGGCGGGCACCAACCCCAACCCCTCGGCCAAGGGTGCTTATCCCATTGCCACGCTGACCTGGGTTCTGGCTTACAAGACCGGCAACGGTGCTAACACCGACACCATCAAGAAAGCATTCAACTACATGCTGAGCACCAAGGCTCAGGCTCAGGCTGATGACCTTGGTTTTGTTCCGCTCAAGGGCGACATCCTCATCAAGGCTCGCGCCGCTGTGAACAAGATCGGTCAGTGA
- a CDS encoding Crp/Fnr family transcriptional regulator encodes MSSLKKFWSSTNNEVHLTAGSVVPLIKNSVWVVTTGMVKLGAVTEQGDELLLGLVGPQEPFGEPLSMVEAYEAHTLTDCDLTCLTLDEIARSPELSMAMVKAVSARLRQADCMLALLGLRRVEDRVRGFLELIAQEYGEACDQGLRVGLRLTHQEIASALSTTRVTVTRVIGQLKDQGWLTIDSRRHLVISHLPKR; translated from the coding sequence ATGTCTTCTTTGAAGAAGTTCTGGTCCTCCACAAATAACGAGGTGCACCTCACGGCAGGCAGTGTCGTGCCTCTCATCAAAAATAGTGTCTGGGTGGTCACCACAGGCATGGTCAAGTTGGGGGCTGTGACTGAGCAAGGTGATGAATTGCTGCTTGGCTTGGTCGGTCCTCAGGAGCCCTTCGGTGAGCCTTTGAGCATGGTGGAGGCCTACGAGGCCCATACCCTGACGGACTGCGACCTCACCTGCCTCACGTTGGATGAGATTGCCCGTTCACCTGAGCTGTCAATGGCCATGGTGAAGGCTGTGTCGGCCCGTCTCCGTCAGGCTGATTGCATGCTCGCTTTGCTGGGTCTGCGGCGTGTGGAGGATCGTGTGCGTGGATTCTTGGAGCTGATCGCTCAGGAGTACGGCGAAGCTTGTGACCAAGGTCTTCGCGTCGGTCTGCGTCTGACCCATCAGGAGATTGCCAGCGCGCTGAGCACGACCCGGGTGACGGTGACGCGCGTGATTGGTCAGCTCAAGGATCAGGGCTGGTTGACGATCGATTCGCGTCGCCATTTGGTGATCAGCCACCTGCCGAAGCGTTGA
- the msrA gene encoding peptide-methionine (S)-S-oxide reductase MsrA, translated as MLPSWLTGQTPQRSADEQLRHAVLGTALNAPLMDDQEEALFGCGCFWGAEKGFWRLPGVVSTAVGYAGGQTDQPSYDQVCSGRTGHSEVVRVVWSTPAIDFSDLLKLFWECHDPTQGDRQGNDRGSQYRSAIYTTTPRQLELAESSRAAYQQGLDGKGFGAITTEIAANRTFFSAEAYHQQYLAKPGSRPYCSAMPSGVALEAFDGAAYKLPSTVWSHYDWSISHCILRGDNTPIALA; from the coding sequence ATGCTGCCCTCCTGGTTGACCGGACAAACCCCACAGCGCTCCGCGGATGAACAGCTTCGCCATGCGGTGCTGGGCACCGCTCTGAATGCCCCTCTGATGGATGACCAGGAAGAGGCGCTGTTCGGATGCGGATGCTTCTGGGGAGCTGAAAAAGGGTTCTGGCGCCTTCCAGGCGTGGTGAGCACTGCTGTTGGCTATGCCGGCGGCCAGACCGATCAACCCAGCTATGACCAGGTCTGCAGCGGCCGCACCGGACACAGCGAAGTCGTGCGTGTGGTGTGGAGCACCCCTGCGATTGATTTCAGTGACCTGCTGAAGTTGTTCTGGGAGTGCCATGACCCCACCCAGGGAGACCGTCAGGGCAATGACCGCGGCAGTCAATACCGCTCTGCGATTTACACAACCACGCCGCGCCAGCTCGAACTCGCGGAGAGCAGCCGTGCGGCTTATCAGCAGGGGTTAGATGGCAAAGGCTTCGGTGCCATCACCACCGAAATCGCTGCAAACCGCACCTTCTTTAGTGCCGAGGCCTACCACCAGCAATATCTCGCCAAACCAGGCAGCCGTCCCTACTGCTCAGCGATGCCCAGCGGGGTCGCCCTGGAAGCCTTTGATGGTGCTGCCTACAAATTGCCGTCAACCGTCTGGAGTCACTACGACTGGTCGATTTCCCACTGCATCCTGCGGGGGGATAACACTCCGATCGCCCTGGCATGA
- a CDS encoding ABC transporter ATP-binding protein: MAAFRLDLIGRYLRPHRRTVLLGAVALVIVNMLSVTIPLEVRRVIDDLQDGFAIDDVLRQAGWIVLLATSMGVVRLISRQLVFGVGRQVEVELRQQLFDHMLVQEPGWVQETGSGEVISRATSDVENVRRLLGFAVLSLTNTGLAYAFTLPAMLAIDPGLTVAAIALYPVMLGTVRLFGGRMMRQQRRQQEQLAGLSELIQEDLSGIGAIKIYGQEAKEQKAFEERNQNYRDAAIRLARTRSTLFPLLEGISSISLLLLLALGSGQLAAGTLSIGGLVALILYVERLVFPTALLGFTLNTFQTGQVSLERVEELLKRQPRIADPRTPASLPHPLQGRIEARGLAVRYEGSNHDTLSDLSFTIEPGELVAVVGPVGCGKTTLARALGRMVDVEAGQLFLDGCDLTQVRLSDLRQQVALVPQEGYLFTSTLADNLRYGDPDADDARVEAAADQARLLDDVRGFPDGFKTLVGERGITLSGGQRQRTALGRALLMTAPVLVLDDALASVDNNTAAAILASIRNQRQRTIVMISHQLSAAAACDRILVIEQGTLVQQGHHNDLVNIDGPYKRLWEREQASERLEAVA, encoded by the coding sequence ATGGCCGCCTTCCGTCTTGATCTGATCGGTCGCTACCTGCGCCCCCATCGCCGCACAGTGCTGCTGGGGGCAGTGGCCCTGGTGATCGTCAACATGCTGAGCGTGACGATCCCCCTGGAAGTAAGGCGGGTGATCGATGACCTGCAAGACGGATTTGCAATCGACGACGTCCTGCGCCAGGCCGGATGGATCGTGTTGCTGGCCACCAGCATGGGGGTGGTGCGGCTGATTTCACGCCAACTGGTCTTCGGCGTTGGCCGTCAGGTGGAAGTGGAGCTCAGACAACAGCTGTTTGATCACATGCTGGTGCAGGAACCCGGATGGGTTCAAGAGACCGGAAGCGGTGAGGTAATCAGCCGTGCCACCAGCGACGTTGAAAATGTGCGCCGGCTGCTGGGCTTTGCCGTGCTCAGCCTCACCAATACCGGCCTGGCCTATGCCTTCACGCTTCCAGCGATGCTGGCAATCGATCCCGGGCTGACGGTGGCGGCGATCGCCCTTTACCCCGTGATGCTGGGCACCGTGCGGCTGTTCGGCGGGCGAATGATGCGCCAGCAGCGCCGACAACAGGAACAGCTGGCAGGCCTCAGCGAACTGATTCAGGAAGATTTGTCAGGCATCGGCGCCATCAAGATTTACGGCCAGGAAGCCAAGGAACAGAAAGCGTTCGAAGAGCGCAACCAGAACTACCGCGATGCGGCCATTCGTCTGGCCCGCACCCGCAGCACCCTCTTTCCTCTGCTCGAAGGGATTTCCTCCATCTCCTTGCTGCTGCTGCTCGCTCTTGGCAGTGGTCAACTAGCAGCAGGCACCCTCAGCATCGGTGGTCTGGTGGCCTTGATCCTGTACGTGGAGCGCTTGGTGTTCCCCACCGCACTGCTGGGATTCACGCTCAACACCTTCCAGACCGGTCAGGTGAGCCTCGAGCGGGTGGAGGAACTGCTCAAACGGCAACCGCGCATTGCTGATCCCAGGACCCCAGCGTCGCTACCCCACCCCCTTCAGGGGCGCATCGAAGCCCGTGGATTAGCCGTGCGCTACGAGGGCAGTAACCACGACACCCTCTCCGACCTTTCGTTCACCATCGAACCCGGTGAACTGGTCGCGGTTGTGGGCCCTGTGGGTTGCGGCAAAACCACCTTGGCTCGAGCCCTGGGGCGCATGGTGGACGTGGAAGCCGGTCAACTGTTCCTCGACGGATGCGACCTCACCCAGGTGCGGCTCAGTGACCTGCGCCAACAGGTGGCCTTGGTTCCTCAGGAGGGCTATTTGTTCACCAGCACCCTGGCGGACAATCTTCGCTACGGCGACCCAGACGCTGACGACGCCAGGGTGGAAGCCGCAGCGGATCAGGCCCGTCTCCTCGACGATGTGCGTGGTTTTCCCGATGGCTTCAAGACGCTGGTGGGGGAGCGGGGCATCACCCTCAGCGGGGGGCAGCGGCAACGCACCGCCCTCGGACGGGCACTGCTCATGACCGCTCCCGTGCTGGTGCTGGATGACGCCCTGGCCAGCGTGGACAACAACACAGCGGCAGCAATCCTGGCGTCGATCCGCAATCAGCGGCAGCGCACCATCGTGATGATCAGTCACCAGTTGTCAGCAGCGGCCGCCTGTGACCGGATCCTGGTGATCGAGCAGGGCACTCTGGTTCAGCAGGGGCATCACAACGACCTGGTCAACATCGACGGCCCCTACAAACGCCTGTGGGAACGGGAGCAGGCTTCGGAACGTCTCGAAGCGGTGGCCTGA
- the trpD gene encoding anthranilate phosphoribosyltransferase, with protein sequence MVNASLSWPQMLEHLLQGGTLTEGDASALMEAWLAEDLTPVQTGGFLAALRARGVDGTELGAMAQVLRKACPLPGARPELFMVDTCGTGGDGADTFNISTAVAFTAAACGAVVAKHGNRSASGKVGSADVLEGLGLQLKAPASKVVEVLSNTQVTFLFAPAWHPALVNLAPLRRSLGVRTVFNLLGPLVNPLQPNGQVLGVARADLLDPMAEALRRLGQERAVVVHGSGGLDEASLAGANHVRILEGGALRSEQISPSDLGLQEAPLAALQGGDLNDNATILRELLQGRGTVAQQQVVAFNTALVLWVAGVEMDLKAGAQRALSCLAEGRPWERLESLREALNGGEEQ encoded by the coding sequence ATGGTGAATGCCTCCCTCTCCTGGCCCCAAATGCTGGAGCATCTTCTTCAGGGCGGAACCCTGACAGAGGGGGATGCCTCCGCCTTGATGGAGGCCTGGCTGGCTGAAGATCTCACCCCTGTTCAGACCGGAGGGTTCTTGGCGGCGCTGCGGGCACGGGGTGTGGATGGCACAGAACTGGGCGCTATGGCGCAGGTCTTGCGCAAGGCTTGCCCTCTGCCTGGAGCCCGGCCTGAGTTGTTCATGGTCGATACCTGCGGCACCGGAGGCGATGGTGCTGACACGTTCAATATCTCCACTGCTGTGGCCTTCACCGCAGCGGCCTGTGGTGCGGTCGTGGCCAAACATGGCAACCGCAGCGCCAGCGGCAAGGTCGGTTCAGCCGACGTGCTCGAGGGGCTTGGCCTGCAGTTGAAAGCCCCTGCCTCAAAAGTGGTGGAGGTGCTCAGCAACACCCAGGTGACGTTCCTGTTCGCACCGGCCTGGCATCCGGCCTTGGTGAATCTGGCTCCCCTGCGCCGCAGTCTCGGGGTCCGCACTGTGTTCAACCTCTTGGGACCTCTAGTGAACCCCCTTCAGCCCAATGGACAGGTGCTGGGGGTGGCGCGGGCAGACCTGCTCGACCCCATGGCGGAAGCGTTACGACGCCTGGGGCAAGAGCGCGCTGTGGTGGTGCATGGATCTGGTGGCCTCGATGAAGCGTCTTTGGCTGGTGCCAATCACGTCCGCATCCTTGAAGGGGGTGCGTTGCGCTCTGAACAGATCAGTCCATCCGATCTCGGTTTGCAGGAGGCGCCCCTCGCTGCACTGCAGGGCGGCGACCTGAACGACAACGCCACCATCCTGCGCGAGCTGCTGCAGGGGCGGGGCACGGTTGCCCAGCAGCAGGTGGTGGCTTTCAACACCGCCTTAGTCCTATGGGTCGCAGGTGTGGAGATGGACCTGAAGGCCGGTGCCCAGCGGGCTCTGAGCTGTCTCGCAGAAGGGCGGCCCTGGGAGCGTCTTGAGAGCTTGCGCGAGGCCCTGAACGGCGGGGAGGAACAATAA
- the carA gene encoding glutamine-hydrolyzing carbamoyl-phosphate synthase small subunit gives MTSATPTVPAVLVLADGTVFEGLACGSRGSVVGEVVFNTGMTGYQEVLTDPSYSGQLVTFTYPELGNTGVNAEDQEADVPHARGLIARQLAPLPSNWRCSQTLPEWLDQHGVVGIHGIDTRALVRHLRDTGAMNGVISSDGRSPQVLLEELKSAPSMQGLNLADRVSTAEPYTWTSACAASFDQRLKPRPEHPYRVVAIDFGIKRAILDRLVGHGCEVTVLPASSSLETVLSHEPEGVFLSNGPGDPSAVTGGIALAKDLVEHKSLPLFGICLGHQILGLAMGGTTFKLDFGHRGLNHPCGTTGQVEITSQNHGFAIDAQTLPASVEVTHLNLNDRTVAAMAHREQPLFGVQYHPEASPGPHDADHHFGRFVALMAERR, from the coding sequence ATGACTTCCGCCACCCCAACGGTCCCAGCGGTGCTGGTGCTTGCCGATGGCACTGTGTTTGAGGGACTGGCATGTGGCAGCCGCGGCAGCGTGGTGGGTGAAGTGGTCTTCAACACCGGGATGACCGGCTACCAGGAGGTGCTCACCGATCCCAGTTATTCCGGTCAGCTGGTCACCTTCACCTATCCGGAGCTGGGCAATACCGGTGTCAATGCCGAGGATCAGGAGGCCGATGTGCCTCACGCCCGAGGTCTGATCGCTCGCCAGCTCGCGCCCCTGCCAAGCAATTGGCGGTGTTCGCAGACCTTGCCGGAGTGGCTTGATCAGCATGGTGTTGTGGGTATCCATGGCATCGATACCCGTGCATTGGTGCGCCATCTGCGCGACACCGGAGCCATGAATGGCGTGATCAGCTCGGATGGTCGCTCCCCCCAGGTGCTGTTGGAGGAGCTGAAATCGGCACCCTCCATGCAGGGCCTCAACCTCGCTGATCGGGTTAGTACGGCGGAGCCTTACACCTGGACCTCAGCGTGTGCCGCCAGCTTTGATCAGCGGCTCAAGCCCCGCCCCGAGCATCCCTATCGCGTTGTTGCGATCGATTTCGGGATCAAACGCGCCATCCTTGATCGCCTGGTCGGCCATGGCTGCGAGGTGACTGTGCTGCCAGCATCCAGCTCCCTTGAGACCGTGCTCTCCCATGAGCCGGAAGGCGTTTTCCTGTCCAACGGACCTGGAGACCCCTCAGCGGTCACCGGAGGCATTGCCCTGGCCAAGGATTTGGTGGAGCACAAGTCACTGCCCCTGTTTGGTATTTGCCTGGGCCACCAGATCCTTGGTCTTGCCATGGGTGGCACCACCTTCAAGCTGGATTTTGGTCATCGCGGCCTCAATCACCCATGCGGCACCACTGGACAGGTGGAAATCACTAGCCAGAACCATGGTTTTGCCATTGATGCCCAGACACTGCCGGCCAGTGTTGAGGTGACCCATCTCAACCTCAACGACCGCACCGTGGCGGCGATGGCCCATCGCGAGCAGCCTCTCTTTGGGGTGCAGTATCACCCAGAAGCCAGCCCTGGCCCCCATGATGCCGATCATCACTTCGGCCGTTTTGTTGCTCTTATGGCAGAACGTCGCTGA
- a CDS encoding STAS domain-containing protein, whose product MQRLTVSLRGGFEQRDNCLLFHFTGQLDAYSEKQFLTYVSDVLKANTSSLVIDLSKIDFMDSSGLGAMVQLAKLCNDAKRGFSVVGNARVAQTVKLVRLEEFLHLVPDLESAFSQLAA is encoded by the coding sequence CTGCAGCGACTCACCGTTTCTCTGCGTGGTGGCTTCGAGCAGCGTGACAACTGCCTGTTGTTCCATTTCACAGGGCAGCTTGATGCCTACTCCGAGAAACAGTTCCTGACCTACGTGTCGGATGTGCTCAAGGCCAACACCTCTTCATTGGTGATCGACCTGAGCAAAATTGACTTTATGGATTCCTCTGGCCTTGGAGCCATGGTGCAGCTGGCCAAGCTGTGCAACGACGCCAAGCGGGGTTTTTCAGTGGTGGGCAACGCCCGGGTCGCCCAGACTGTGAAGCTGGTGCGTCTCGAAGAGTTCTTGCACCTGGTGCCTGACCTGGAGAGCGCCTTCAGCCAATTGGCAGCTTGA